In Cryptomeria japonica chromosome 10, Sugi_1.0, whole genome shotgun sequence, a genomic segment contains:
- the LOC131040883 gene encoding germin-like protein 9-3 yields the protein MFVLYGQIAWHANCIFRTCLPAGQWPPATWRTRVPPVCPRGRGGAVGEKDPARELLVEGRDAVYGARERPAGRHRSRAAAVTEAGVAWWRRRTRRSPARSWGAARMNSRASAGMRARSPGYDSAGTEYDHGRWRGTHGEDIQNKAGFTIEVLAILCNVKSGCPINTRFLTTSPHTQTFRIPPFSSIIEKEMEFNGACLMAVLVVFSSVGIIYASDPDILTDFVVPTGQNALNLTGNFFTFTGFRDVGNNNLTGQTAVKVTKAVAAEFPALNGSAVSMAVLQFPAGGLNPPHTHPRASELLYLVDGTLLVGVVDTTGKLFTQTLISGDLFVFPKGLLHYQLNTDAAFEALAVSAFGSANAGTVSVPSTLFTTGIPDDVLAKSFKTSTQTIELLKGGLKNP from the exons ATGTTCGTACTATACGGACAGATTGCGTGGCATGCTAACTGTATATTCCGTACC TGtttacccgcgggccagtggccgcctgccacgtggcggacgcgggtTCCTCCGGTTTGTCCGCGTGGCAGGGGTGGCGCAGTCGGAGAGAAAGACCCGGCCCGGGAGTTGTTGGTGGAGGGGCGCGATGCTGTTTACGGAGCCCGGGAGAGACCTGCAGGGAGGCATCGGAGCCGAGCGGCTGCGGTGACAGAAGCCGGAGTGGCGTGGTGGCGACGTAGGACGAGGCGGAGTCCGGCGAGGTCGTGGGGCGCTGCCAGGATGAACAGTCGGGCGTCGGCGGGAATGCGGGCACGGTCGCCCGGGTACGATAGTGCAGGGACAGAGTACGAC CATGGCCGCTGGCGGGGAACCCACGGAGAAGACATCCAAAACAAAGCCGGCTTCACCATTGAAGTCCTCGCAATTCTCTGCAACGTAAAGTCTGGTTGTCCTATAAATACACGCTTTCTAACTACTAGTCCTCACACCCAAACATTCAGAATTCCTCCTTTCAGTAGTATTATTGAGAAAGAGATGGAATTTAATGGAGCCTGTTTGATGGCAGTTTTAGTGGTATTCAGTAGCGTTGGCATAATCTACGCATCTGATCCTGATATTCTCACCGATTTCGTTGTTCCGACTGGGCAGAACGCACTTAATTTGACTGGCAATTTCTTCACTTTCACTGGATTCCGAGATGTGGGAAACAACAATTTAACGGGCCAGACAGCAGTAAAAGTGACGAAGGCAGTGGCGGCAGAGTTTCCGGCGCTGAATGGGTCTGCCGTGTCAATGGCTGTGCTACAGTTCCCAGCGGGCGGACTGAACCCTCCTCACACTCACCCCCGCGCTTCTGAACTTCTGTATCTTGTGGACGGAACTCTCCTTGTTGGAGTTGTGGACACCACGGGAAAGCTCTTCACACAGACCCTCATTTCAGGGGATTTATTTGTGTTTCCGAAAGGACTGCTCCATTACCAACTGAACACAGATGCTGCCTTCGAGGCCTTGGCTGTTTCTGCCTTTGGGAGCGCCAATGCAGGCACCGTGTCAGTCCCTTCTACTCTCTTCACAACCGGTATCCCCGACGATGTTCTGGCCAAATCTTTCAAGACAAGCACACAAACTATCGAGCTGCTCAAGGGTGGCCTTAAAAATCCCTGA